The Lolium rigidum isolate FL_2022 chromosome 1, APGP_CSIRO_Lrig_0.1, whole genome shotgun sequence region GGAGCACCATGTACTGTCCACCTTCGCCTCCACTAGTAGTGCCATGGCCAGTGCCTCGACTAGCAGCTTCTCCTTGCCCTGCTACGCCTCGGCCGGCAAGAGCTGAGCTAGCGCCCGCGCCCGACACTACTGTTTCCTCCCGCTAGGTCCGCGTCCACGTTGTTGTCCTGCTCATGGCCGGCGTCGTCGCTGGGCGGGTTGTTGCCTTGTTGGGTCCCTATGACATTACGAATGTGCTTCATTTAGTTTTTCAGGCACAGCTCACAAGCAACCAAAGCCCCCAATTGCAACACCACCACACACGAGAAAAATCGCGTGTCAATAAGAAGCCATTGCGCACGGGTTGCGAAGCTGCGCCCTATAAGACAACGCCTCCCTCCATGTCCAAAGCCAACGACCATTTCTTGCATGCAGCCAACCTAATGGAGGGGCTCATCCCGTTCATCTACAAGGGCCATCAAGGAGCGGAATACCCGGAGCTACTCCAGGTGCAGCTCCATCGGCTCGGCTAGCGGCGACATTGGTGTGGAGGACGGCGATTATGTGATCACTACTGGACATGCTACATGGTGCTGGACAAGCAACGCCCATATATGAGGACGAGCTGGCCTTCTGGCCTTGTGATGAGGTTGCTTTGTCCTTGTTAGATTAGATGACTTCTGATTGGGGATTGAGTTGTGCTAGAGTATGAATCATTTGATATTGACAAATATTTTGATGTGTGCTGGAAATGTCTAAAACACAGGTGAGGTCATGGCAAATTTTCTGGCTGGATAACGAGGAAGGATAATCAACGACAACAGTGGCCTTCGTCTTCTTTGACTCCATGTGTTTAAAGGAAGATTCAGGTTCCTTACTGCAGTGATTTCTTCGTAGTATCCGTACACGCCCATTGTTGGCATAGAGTCTCCAGTTTTTGCTGTGTCTACATCATCATTTTATTTGCCTGGTAGTAGTATTATTAAAGGTTTCTGTTGTGGTGTACTTGAGTCAGGAATGAATTTAAATCCAACATGTAGTAGGTTTCATTTGGTCACTTATTTGTTACCAGTAACctgttataaacgcgacaagcaaataacgaagaacgataaaagaaaacgcagcggagacacaagatttaatgtggaaaaccctttccaacaaagaaggggaaaaaaccacggacgccagccaacaaatacttcactatatcggggagtatttacaaacgccgtgggttatcttataatctgattaaccctagccggcggcttacaagatgtatatatatataggcggtggcaacgatccgtaccgctcgtcccaagcctaccggcgacgggcctcgctcctctTGTCAGAagctagcctccctttagtatatgaatttggatcacaatataacataaCTAATCAGATAATAAGAGGAGGAGCTATTGCTAGGAAAATTTAATGAACATGCATGGTGATTGGCTCTCATGTGCTATGTGATTGGCTTTACTAATTATGCTCTGGCTACTGAGCTCATGACCTCTATTTAAATTATGATGATGATGTTTACCTGGTCACATGTTGTCGTGCTGGTCTGGGAAGGATGGACAAGGCATTGATACTTGTTTCACAAACCACTGGTAGCTGGATGCAGTGTGAGCGGTACACGGAGCATCCAACAGGCTGCCGAGAGAGCTGGATACTGATAGCTGCTAAGAGGGAGGAAACCTGGACCATTTggacatgttttttttttaccgGAGTCGATGTGCTTGATAACCTGAGACATCATGGTAGCACTTGAGGTGATGTGTTTTCCTAGCTAAGCACCTAATCATAGGTAGAACTTTGCTAGAGCACCTGATGGTTGCAAGTTGATGCACGTGTCCAAACTTTCATGGAGCTATGATGAAGCTTGACATTATCCGATTGCAACCTGAATCTAAAAGGATATCGCCAGAGCACTTGATGATGTGGAAATTTGATTTGGACTTGATTGTTTCCTGCGTTACTACCTACGACTGCATGAATGCTCCCTAAATTCAGGGTTTGCCGCACATAGAAACCAATCCGTtggttctcctcctccttctagcCGCACATACAAACAAGCGCCCCATAATTCTAGACAGGCTGAGACGTAATTGCTTCCTGCGTTACTACCTACTACTTACTGTATGAATGCTCCCTAAAATCAGGGTTTCAATCTGGAAGAAAATAAGATTCAACACACTGGTTTGTACATTTCTTACTCCTCTTGTCACATTGCTGGGAGCTGTACCAAGTTTTCTTAGATTTATTATATCTTATTATGTTTTTACTAGATCGATGGAATAGCTTGAGTTTATTATGGCCGCTTTTGCATATTTGCATATGGTCTCTCCTTATGCCCAAACGTGCATGGCCAACTCGATCGCCACAATTGCAGGTTGTCACATGAAAACAAGATTTGCATGTTTGTTGGTTCATTATTTGGAGATACTCCATTAGTAGGTAGGTTGTCCATCTTTGGTAGTAGTAGTAATACAGGAAAGAGGGAAAATCGAGGTGATAATTACTCCTTGATTTACTAATGCTGGGATTTCGTCCCGTAATTAGGTGGTGACATTGGTCTCGTCATGGCCACCATTATGGGGTGTTGGTTACCCGGTTTTGGTATGCCACCTCAGCGATCCGTGGGACAGCATATCTCATCCGTCCAAAGCAGCTAGAGGAGAACCATTGGATTGTGTTTACCCGCTCAATTCTGTGAAAGTTTGAAACTTTTGTTTCCCCTCCAAACCAAACCAAGTCTATAAATACAAGGTAGGGCCAAAACCGCGGGCGGCAGCGCGTGCCGTGACTtatgactttggactttggcgaggagaggagaggagaggagaggccaTGGCGCTCTGGGTTGCCCGGATGGGCGGCCGGTGGGGACGACTAGTGCGAGCGGGACTGCGCGGTGGTGAATTAAGGAGGTTCGCCGGCGCGCGGCGCCGTGAACTGATACCGTGTATGTGGCGCTCTCCAGCTCTGGATCTCGGTGAGTTTGCTGTCTTTGGGTTATTTGTTTTGGAGCCGTGGATCAGGCATGGAAACATGCATATAGGCTCTGGATTAATTGGTTATCTCCTTGTTGTGTGTAACTAGGTACTTTGCACGTGTTGCTGATCCATTCAGCTCTGGATCGACACATATGCGTAGAGTAGTATGTTAGgaataaaaaaaaaattccagGCGAGCGAGGCGAGATCCATCCACGATTAGTTAGTTTGAGGGAGCGGTTTGTTTCTTGGAAACATGGGATCGTCAGATCCCGGCCGAGTGAGCGTCGAGCGACAAGGCGCGGTCCCTTTTTCCGCATGCGCGCGCGCGAGGTGAAATCGAATGGGTTCTCTTCCCGTGTTTGCGCCGCGTTTGTGTGGTGGAGTACGTGGAGCTGAGCTGGCAGGCATCGCACGCGCGGAAGGACTCGAACAAACCCGCGCCGCGCCTCGTTTGTTTCGTCGGCGAGGCTGTGCGTTTGTGTGCCACCGGCGCGTCTGTGCCTCTCGATCAGTCTGCTACGGCCGGTGACATGAAGACCACAATCCCTCTACTGACGCCGTACGTACAAGATGGGCCAGTTTGCCCTGTCGCACAGGGTCGTGCTGGCACCGCTCACGCGGCAGCGCGCCTACGGCAGCGTCCCGCAGCCGCACGCCGCCGTCTACTACGCCCAGCGCGCCAGTCCCGGCGGGTTCCTCATCTCCGAGGGGACCCGGATCGCCGGCTCGCCTGCTAAAGCAGCGCGGGAGGAGAATTTCTCGACTTCTCATACATCTCCTATGTGTCAATAAGACCAAAGAGATGGAGGGGCATATACTAGCCGCAACCGCTCCTGAACCCCGCGCACCCTCTCTAATTCGGCCGGCGACGGCCTCTCCAGCGAGAACCCGCAGCAAACAGCGCTGTACTCCTCCATGGTGAGGTCACTGAACTGGTTGATGCCTTGGGTGCTACTATGGACCCCTAGGGCGTAGCCGGCGTTATGTCGGTCGACGGAGCGGAGGGCGTCCTGGAACATGGCGTAGCGGTGCTCCTCGTGGGGGGCGATAGAGCTGTAGATCTTGTCGTGCAGGGCCTTCCACTCCACGAAGATCCGCCGGGTCACCTCCTCGCTCCTCTCCCTGTCCCAGGACCAGGCGGAGTACCCCTTGTCGTGCCACTGCCGGTCGATGAGGCGGAGGCGGTGCTTGAACATGGCGtacccgtcctcctcctccgcggcggagGCGTAGGTCTTGCCGTGCTCCGCTGTCCAGTGCAGGAAGATCCGGCGCGTCTCCTCCTCGCTCCTCTCCTTCTCCATGTTGTTCGATGTGTTGCTtgtggctgctgccgccgccagcgacagcagcagcagcagcgctgcCGCCGCCATGATCCTCATCACCACGGGAATTGATGGTGGCGCGCGGGTGTACTTACGTGGAGTAGAATAGATGTGTGGAAGGGCGAGAGTCTGCACGGACGCTCGATTGATGGATCTCGAAACCCTCGCGCGCGGTGCTCGACCAATGAATCTAAGTTTGGATTGTCGTTTGGGTCGGTGCTCGACCAATGAATCGAGTCGACGTATGTACAAGATGGGCCAGTTTGACCTGTCGCACAGGGTCGTGCTTATTACGGCGGTGTCCCGCAGCCACACGCCGCCGTCTACTACGCGCGGCGGGTTCCGCATCTCGGGCGGCTGTTTCCATCCATCCCGACTGCCAGGCTGTACGGTGCGGTGCGGGGAGGTGCGGATCTATTCGCGAGTTGGGCGCTTCAACCGAATCAATCCGCCAAACAGCCTTTCGCTTCTCTCGCCCGCGTGCGCACCTACGGATCGTATTATGCATCCAAATCAAAACCAATTCCTTCCCCATCTCTTTTTTCTTTCCTGCCCGCCCCACTGCTACAGCTTGGTACGCGATCTGAATGATCCTGTGCGgaaaaaaaagaagcaaaaaacAAATACTAGATGGCCACAACCAACTATAACTGTACGTACACCATCGAATCGATGGACAACGCTATTAATCATCACCCTCAAACTAAAGCTTATGCATGGAACCAGGAAATTAAGCACAAGAAACAGCGTCAGACTGACAAGAACCTGATGAGAAGAGGTACTccgtggccggccggccggccggagatCTCGGATCCACCACCACACTCGCAATCCTATCCACCCAGCCCAACCTTCCTCGATCTGCCACCATTCCTCCCCTttccggcctctcttctcttgttGGATGGATCCTCGGCATGCATGTCAACAGAGGGCCCTCTTCTCTCCTCTCCGagtaagagtcaaagtctaagtcacacacgacgcacgcgttggctaTACCTCACCTCATATTTATAGACTTAAGGAGGTCCAGATCGAGGAGCTTTCATTCGAATTCTTAAAAAAAGAACCGGTCCCAAACTTTCCCGCTACTTTTTTTCGTCTCTCTTTGCTGCTTGTTAGAGAGGAGATATGATATAGCGAATTCTCAGATGCACGTCCACGCGGATCAATACATGTATGGAAACCTACGGGCCCTGATTGCTATCCATATTAACAGATGGACCGGTTCTCCTCCCACCCTCGTAACTGCTTCACACTAATCACTCCATATTTCACGGAGCTAATAATCTCTCCCACGTTTGGTTCAACAAAAGTAACTACCTACATATTTCACCCAAGCTACCGGCAAAATGATCGAGTACGTCTCTCCCTTCTTTTTGGTTTCTTATTATAAATATAGCCACGAATTTTCCTTTGCTTCTGAATAGGTGAATTGAAAAAACATTCCATGCTCAAAAACGGTATTATCTTCCCATCAGGTCAGGGTAGAGAATATGGTTTCCCTGTCTCCCCAAATAACGCCA contains the following coding sequences:
- the LOC124684607 gene encoding uncharacterized protein LOC124684607; the encoded protein is MAAAALLLLLSLAAAAATSNTSNNMEKERSEEETRRIFLHWTAEHGKTYASAAEEEDGYAMFKHRLRLIDRQWHDKGYSAWSWDRERSEEVTRRIFVEWKALHDKIYSSIAPHEEHRYAMFQDALRSVDRHNAGYALGVHSSTQGINQFSDLTMEEYSAVCCGFSLERPSPAELERVRGVQERLRLVYAPPSLWSY